The DNA segment GCACAGTCCCTGTGCCACCCTCGCTGCTGCGCTGGCACAAAGGACATGTTCAACTCTGTTCCTAGTGCTAACCACTGGCGCCGGGGCAGGGCTGAGCCACTGCTGCACACAAGAGCAGCGGACCACAGCCTGCGTCAGCCAAATCACTGTCCTCGGACACTTGCAAGTCACAGTAACTGGAGCTGGTACCCCTGGGCCACGGCTGTGCCTggggcacagctctgcaggagcaggggaCATTGGAAATCTCTCCTCTTGCAGAGGCtaggaaaggaagaagtttgTCCCAGCTGAGCCCGGAAAGCTGTCCCCAGAGTCAGCTGATGGGATGGCTGCGAGTGTTTAATGAACGGGAGTGGAGTCATTTGTCTGGGCtgacacccccctcccccccatagGAAGTCGGTGCTCCACAAAACAAACCGGCCTTTTGTTTGACTTCTTTTAAGCAAAACACATGTCACCCCTGTAAATCACAGgtccccttccctgccctggGGGTACAGCAGAGCAAAGGCGGGCGCTGGCCTCAGGGCGTTAGTGCAAGCCTGAGGCACGGGTGCCTGGGTCTGGGCAGGACCTGGCCCCACCGTGGGGCAAGGAGCCATGGGGTTGACGCATCCCGGTTCCCGCAGCAGACAGCTCCCCCCAACCTGCCCGCACACCCGGGGCATGCAGCCCCCGAGGAGGTGTGCACTGCTGGTCCTGGGGGTCCTGGCACCCCCAGGGGATCTGCCCCGCTGCCCCCCGATCCCAGCCCGGCTACCGGGCTGTTTCTCACCATCCCCACGCTCCCCGCAGGCCGGATGCCTGGATCCCAGCCCGAGGTCGGCGGGCGGCCGCGGGCCCGTGGCACGAGCCAGGCCGGTGGTTTGGGACAGCCGGCCGGGGGGCCGTGTCGCCGGGTCTGGTCCGGGGCGTGCGGGCGGCGTGCGGCGGCGGGCTGCCGGCGTTCGGCCTCGCCGCCTGCCAGCGGGGGCCGGGGCAGGCTCGTGTGCCGGCGGCAGCGcgctcctctccctccctcctgcctcctgcctccttccctccctccccgcgCCGCCTGGCAGCCCGCCACCGCGCCGGGGGTTCGCTCCTTTCTCACGACCTCTCAGGTTCCTGAGCTCATCTGGGAGCTATTCATTTCCTGCCAGAAAACAGCCTTGCCTGCTAAAAAAACCACCTTGGCCGCAGAGCGGCCCAGGGCTTGGTACGAGGGCTCTCCCAGCTTAAATCATAAAGCTCCGGCTGTCTGGCTGGAATCAAAGGCAGAGCGGGTGTGGGGGGGGCGCGGGGGCCTGTGCCATATGGTAGCACTTAAGAGccaaggaggaagagaggagggtTTTTTGCACTGCTCCGAGGAGTGTGGGAAAAGTTAATTGTCTTTAATGACAGGTTTCCCGGGCCGGCATCAGCGGCCgatggcaggagctgcaggtatGCGAAGAGCAGCCGGGGGTGTCAGCCCCGCAGTGGGTGGGGGGcatggcagggtgctgggggaggCAAGCAAAAGCTCCTGCCGCTGGACCGCTGTGCAGGTGTGCTGCAGGCACGGATGGAGCGCTGCTCCCTTCAGCTCAGTGCTCCCCGGGCTGCAAATGCACGCACCGAACTGTGGCAAACTGCTTACAAACCCAAGAGGGATAACAGCCCTGGCTGCAGACCTCGTCCGGGTGATGTCTCTGCTGAGGGGCAGGGCTCACCGCGATGTCCAGGGAAGCCAACAGGAGCTGCATCCCATCCAGCAGCAGAGTCCAGTCCTTTTTCTTACCTGTCTTGCACAACCCTGCACAGGGGTCATGGCCAAACGAGAGGCGCcatccagcagctctgccttgttCCTTCCCTGTCTCTTCCCGCCCTTCCCTTACCCTTGCCTGCTTATCCCACAGCACCAGTTTGAAGGCACTTGCCTGCACCTGAAGGGCAAGTCCTGCACATCACGGTTCACAGGCCACAGCCTGCATTTGTCACCCCAATTTGTCACGGGCTCAGTGAATTGACATCAAGAGCACGGCTCCTGGGAATTGCTCTGATCCCTTCAAAGCTCACAAACTCAAGCAGATCTCTCATGTCAACAGGCTGTGGGATATAGTAAACACAGAAAGCTTTATAGAAAAGCAGTCCAAGCACGGTATGTCTGTTTTATACTAGGCTATTTAAACTGCATTAGCAAATAGGTTCATCTTGTCTTTCCCTCCTGGATCTGCTTCTCCCTTAGCCTAtagcaaagcatttttattttttcttctctctaatGCACTTTCCAAACCAACTGcttcagcagaaaaggaagactgCTAAGCTGGAACAGCCTCAGCTCTTACAGGTGATGTGTTTCTGGTCGGCATCAGCTCCGCACAGgccacagtgcagcaggagTTGGTCTGAAGTGATTCCCAGACAGGTCCTGTATGCACTCCTCTGAACACAACTTGGGCTCAGTCCTGCCCTCAGTATCTCCAGCACAGAAAGGTGGCACTATAGCTGGTGGAAGGGAAAGCAGGCTCAACCTGCATGCCACACACCTGCCTAGGGACAGCAAAGCCAATATTCCTAAGCCTGGCACACAAATCCTGGCTGCAAGATGTCACCATGAGGGTAGCAATGCAGGCAGGTCAGCAAGGTGTTTGGAGACAGAGGAGAAGCTCTTCTACATCACTTGTTGAGATCAGCCCCTGCAGACCCCTTTTTAAAAGGGAGCTCCAAGCTCATCAGTACACTCCTCATAAAGATATCCACCACAACTTCCCCAACAAATCCATCACAAGAAGTATTTTTCAGATCAGGAGGATATCTGTATACAGGGAGAACAGGATGGATTCATACCCCAGCAAGTTTAATCTGTCCAGTCTCACACTCTCCCCAGCTTTCATTTCCCAGCACCTGGATACAGTCAAACACCTGGCTGATCCAGACAAAAATCCAACAGGCTTTTGCAACAGGATTTGGAAGGAATCCCCAGTGTATCCTGGCACGTTTTAAAGCTGTCCGCTGAGTTAGGACTTGTTAAGAAGGGCAACACAAGCTGTAACCCGAGACTGCTGCTCACTCTATCTAGGGCTTGCATCTTGCCTGGAAATGGGGCATCCCCAAGTCAAAGGGGTCAGTTGCCACTCACAGTTATATAGTCCACACAGCCCCACATCACTCCCCCAGACACATGTTTTCCATATAACAGCAGAGGAAATGCCCAACTCTATCAGAAACATATGCAGAGCATTAATCACCACACAGAGCCTAGCTGGTGCTCAGGGCTGGGAACAGCTTTGTGCTTTTAAGTCCAGGTGGAGGTGGTGCCCAGCGCCTGCTGCAGCCTGTCAGCCCAGAGACAGGAGCACTGGTGTCAGGTCCTGTGGAGAGCTGCTGGGTTTGTAACTCGAGAagctggcaggagctgctctccACATCAACTGACCGCAGTCATTCGCAACTTACACCACGGCCCGGGAGCGGGCTCCTTCAGGTCCGGGGCAGGAGGCTTATCCAGGCAGCTTGAGCTGGGAGCCAGAATCTGCTTGGGCTACTCCACTCAGTCAGCCCAAGTAGCCAGGAACAGAGCAGAGGAGCCTCCCTCAGCGCGTtcaccagctctgcagacatAAGCTCTTTTTAACAAGTCTGATGAGTTGTGCTGCTCCCAAGGAAGCAGAAATTACATCTGCCCcggggcagggagaggggccAGGTAATTTCACAACACAGAGGGGACAGAGGGTCTGACTGACAGCTCCAGCCTGGAGAGCAGGACAAGGCAGACCTGGAACAGCATGATCCACAGGCAGCCAGGAGCAAGCCAGGAGTGGGACTCCCTCCTATGCACACATGCCAGCACTCCAATTTATCTCCAAAGGCCTTCCGAAATGGAAGAGACacttttattttaacagcattcaaaaaaaaaccaaaccaaaaacccaaaaaaacaccaccccagaaaacaaaacaaaaatgcacaaaggcacccaaacaaacaaaacaaaacaaaacacaaaacccaaacccctgatCTTTGGTGtcacaggaggaaggagagggaagggagaaaaaaagatctcGTGTAAAACACGAAACACTGTCAAAAGAGTGCTATGGTACAAAGGCACAATCCAATATGAACATATAACCTATGTACAGCTGTGCTAACAGCACAGGGTGCAATGCTCAGTCCAGTCCCCACCACCCTCACCAGGGTCTCCAGACCGAGTCGGCTGTGCCAGGTGGTGGGCCAGGCGGTgaggcagcagtggcagctgagGGTGGGCCACCATACAGGGGCAGCACAGCTCCGCCGGGAGCAAAGGCAGCGCTGGGGATGAGAAAGGCAAATTGCCCATCAGAGGCCGGCAGCATCTGGAAGCCACTGTACACCTTAGCTGCATCAGCACCTGGCTTGCAAGGCATGCCCGGGAGTggccctgcagcactgcctggtGGCACCAGGGGTGGCCCAAAGGCTGCAGCTGGTGGCAGTGGTGGCGGTGGTGGGGGTGCAGGGTAGTTCATGGCGTTGATCTGGGTCATGCAGCTGGCCAGGTGGCCCAGGAGCCGGGTGCGCACCTCCGTGTTGACACCCTCACAGGTGGAGAGGAACCGTGTCACCTCATTCATGCACTCGCTGAAGCCAGCACGGTACTTGCCCAGCACTGTGGGGTctgtgctcagagcagctgcagagggaagagaggagcacAGCAGTCAGCAGGGTCCTCAGGGAATGGGGGTATGCAGCCCAGTGGTGTTGCATCCTGGAGCACCTCTGAGCCAGGAATCCAGGAGTCCAGCCCTTCTGGTAGGGTGTCTTGGGTTCCTGGGTGCCAAGGATT comes from the Melopsittacus undulatus isolate bMelUnd1 chromosome 6, bMelUnd1.mat.Z, whole genome shotgun sequence genome and includes:
- the HES1 gene encoding transcription factor HES-1 isoform X1; translation: MPADLMEKSSASPVAATPASVNATPDKPKTAAEHRKSSKPIMEKRRRARINESLGQLKTLILDALKKDSSRHSKLEKADILEMTVKHLRSLQRAQMTAALSTDPTVLGKYRAGFSECMNEVTRFLSTCEGVNTEVRTRLLGHLASCMTQINAMNYPAPPPPPPLPPAAAFGPPLVPPGSAAGPLPGMPCKPGADAAKVYSGFQMLPASDGQFAFLIPSAAFAPGGAVLPLYGGPPSAATAASPPGPPPGTADSVWRPW
- the HES1 gene encoding transcription factor HES-1 isoform X2, which codes for MPADLMEKSSASPVAATPASVNATPDKPKTAAEHRKSSKPIMEKRRRARINESLGQLKTLILDALKKDSSRHSKLEKADILEMTVKHLRSLQRAQMTAALSTDPTVLGKYRAGFSECMNEVTRFLSTCEGVNTERCLCSRRSCAAPVWWPTLSCHCCLTAWPTTWHSRLGLETLVRVVGTGLSIAPCAVSTAVHRLYVHIGLCLCTIALF